A portion of the Bubalus kerabau isolate K-KA32 ecotype Philippines breed swamp buffalo chromosome 1, PCC_UOA_SB_1v2, whole genome shotgun sequence genome contains these proteins:
- the WNT10B gene encoding protein Wnt-10b, with amino-acid sequence MREEPRPRPPPSGLAGLLFLALCSRALGNEIQGLKLPGGGEPPLTANTVCLTLSGLSKQQLGLCLRSPDVTASALQGLHIAVHECQHQLRDQRWNCSALEGGGRLPHHSAILKRGFRESAFSFSMLAAGVMHAVATACSLGKLVSCGCGWKGSGEQDRLRAKLLQLQALSRGKSFPHSLPSSGPGSGPSPGPQDTWEWGGCNHDMDFGEKFSRDFLDSREAPRDIQARMRIHNNRVGRQVVTENLKRKCKCHGTSGSCQLKTCWRAPPEFRAVGAALRERLDRAIFIDTHNRNSGAFQPRLRPRRLSGELVYFENSPDFCERDPTVGSPGTQGRACNKTSPLLGSCGSLCCGRGHNVLRQTRVERCNCRFHWCCYVLCDECKVTEWVNVCK; translated from the exons ATGCGGGAGGAGCCCCGGCCGCGGCCTCCGCCCTCGGGCCTCGCCGGTCTCCTGTTCCTGGCGTTGTGCAGTCG GGCCCTCGGCAATGAGATTCAGGGCTTGAAGCTGCCGGGCGGCGGCGAGCCGCCGCTGACCGCCAACACCGTCTGCTTGACGCTGTCGGGCCTGAGCAAGCAGCAGCTGGGCCTGTGCCTGCGCAGCCCCGACGTGACGGCGTCGGCGCTCCAGGGCCTGCACATCGCGGTCCACGAGTGTCAGCACCAGCTGCGCGACCAGCGCTGGAACTGCTCGGCGCTCGAGGGCGGCGGCCGCCTGCCGCACCACAGCGCCATCCTCAAGCGCG GTTTCCGAGAGAgcgctttttccttctccatgctgGCTGCTGGGGTCATGCATGCAGTAGCCACCGCCTGCAGCCTGGGCAAGCTGGTGAGCTGTGGCTGTGGCTGGAAGGGCAGTGGTGAGCAGGATCGACTGAGGGCGAAACTGCTGCAGCTGCAGGCACTATCGCGGGGCAAGAGCTTTCCCCACTCCCTGCCCAGCTCGGGCCCTGGCTCCGGTCCCAGCCCTGGCCCCCAGGACACGTGGGAATGGGGCGGCTGTAACCATGACATGGACTTCGGGGAGAAGTTCTCTCGGGATTTTTTGGATTCCAGGGAAGCTCCCCGGGACATCCAGGCACGAATGCGGATCCACAACAACAGGGTGGGGCGTCAG GTGGTAACTGAAAACCTGAAGCGGAAATGCAAGTGCCATGGTACGTCAGGCAGCTGCCAGCTCAAGACGTGCTGGAGGGCACCCCCAGAGTTCCGGGCAGTGGGAGCAGCCTTGAGGGAGCGGCTGGACCGGGCCATCTTCATTGATACTCACAACCGCAACTCCGGAGCCTTTCAACCCCGCCTTCGGCCCCGACGCCTTTCAGGAGAGCTGGTCTATTTCGAGAACTCTCCTGACTTCTGCGAGCGAGACCCCACTGTGGGCTCCCCAGGCACACAGGGCCGGGCCTGCAACAAGACGAGCCCCCTGCTGGGTAGCTGTGGCAGCCTGTGCTGTGGCCGCGGGCACAACGTGCTCCGGCAGACCCGAGTCGAGCGCTGTAATTGCCGCTTCCACTGGTGCTGCTACGTGCTGTGTGACGAGTGCAAGGTCACAGAGTGGGTCAATGTGTGTAAGTGA
- the WNT1 gene encoding proto-oncogene Wnt-1, whose amino-acid sequence MGHWALLPCWVSAALLLALAALPAALAANSSGRWWGIVNVASSTNLLTDSKSLQLVLEPSLQLLSRKQRRLIRQNPGILHSVSGGLQSAVRECKWQFRNRRWNCPTASGPHLFGKIVNRGCRETAFIFAITSAGVTHSVARSCSEGSIESCTCDYRRRGPGGPDWHWGGCSDNIDFGRLFGREFVDSGEKGRDLRFLMNLHNNEAGRTTVFSEMRQECKCHGMSGSCTVRTCWMRLPTLRAVGDVLRDRFDGASRVLYGNRGNNRASRAELLRLEPEDPAHKPPSPHDLVYFEKSPNFCTYSGRLGTAGTAGRACNSSSPALDGCELLCCGRGHRTRTQRVTERCNCTFHWCCHVSCRNCTHTRVLHECL is encoded by the exons ATGGGGCACTGGGCGCTGCTGCCTTGCTGGGTTTCTGCTGCGTTGTTGCTGGCGCTGGCCGCTCTGCCTGCAGCCCTGGCCGCCAACAGCAGTGGCCGATGGTG GGGCATCGTGAACGTAGCCTCCTCCACGAACCTGCTGACCGACTCCAAGAGTCTGCAGCTGGTACTCGAGCCCAGTCTGCAGCTGCTGAGCCGCAAACAGCGGCGGCTGATCCGCCAGAACCCGGGGATCCTGCACAGTGTGAGCGGGGGGCTGCAGAGCGCTGTGCGAGAGTGCAAGTGGCAGTTCCGGAACCGCCGCTGGAACTGTCCCACGGCCTCGGGGCCCCACCTCTTCGGCAAGATCGTCAACCGAG GCTGTCGGGAAACAGCATTTATCTTCGCCATCACCTCGGCCGGGGTCACCCACTCGGTGGCGCGCTCCTGCTCAGAGGGCTCCATCGAATCCTGCACGTGCGACTATCGGCGGCGCGGTCCTGGGGGCCCCGATTGGCACTGGGGAGGCTGCAGCGACAACATCGACTTCGGCCGCCTCTTCGGCCGGGAGTTTGTGGACTCCGGAGAGAAGGGGCGGGACCTTCGCTTCCTCATGAACCTTCACAACAATGAGGCGGGGCGCACG ACCGTGTTCTCCGAGATGCGCCAGGAGTGCAAGTGCCACGGGATGTCGGGCTCATGCACGGTGCGCACGTGCTGGATGCGGCTGCCCACTCTGCGCGCAGTGGGCGACGTGCTGCGGGACCGCTTCGACGGTGCCTCGCGCGTCCTCTACGGCAACCGCGGCAACAACCGTGCATCGCGGGCGGAACTGCTGCGCCTGGAGCCGGAGGACCCGGCTCACAAGCCTCCCTCGCCCCACGACCTCGTCTACTTCGAGAAATCGCCTAACTTCTGCACGTACAGCGGACGCCTGGGTACCGCGGGCACGGCGGGTCGCGCCTGCAATAGCTCGTCGCCCGCGTTGGATGGCTGCGAGCTGCTCTGCTGTGGCCGGGGCCACCGCACGCGCACGCAGCGCGTCACCGAGCGCTGCAACTGCACCTTCCACTGGTGCTGCCACGTCAGCTGCCGCAACTGCACGCACACGCGCGTACTGCACGAGTGCCTGTGA